A DNA window from Hordeum vulgare subsp. vulgare chromosome 1H, MorexV3_pseudomolecules_assembly, whole genome shotgun sequence contains the following coding sequences:
- the LOC123398141 gene encoding uncharacterized protein LOC123398141: PPSLPPIRVSKDTSRFGYTNPTGHPSGIRIAHIAPEAVRLVGGGGARWVVLVDDDTVLSPDNLVVVLGKYDWREMVYIGAPSESHSANNYFSHSMAFGGGGVALSFPLAATLVRTLDVCIERYPRLYGSNDHLHACITKLGMPLSREYGFHQWDIRGNAHGILAAHAIAPFISIHHVEFVDPIYPGLNSLESLELFTKAMKTEPMSFLQRSVCYDKKHKLTLAISLGYVVQVYPSVLLPPELERSERTYIAFKRMSQRTEFDFDTKEIQKSMCKKPVLFFLKDVWKDGNITRGSYIRSSERDDLNRKVFCFRSPPLSDIDEIQVFASPLSKRWHLAPRRLCSVVEGYVNGTLFMFVRQCGRGAFGSASDSLD; encoded by the exons CCGCCGTCGCTCCCGCCGATCCGGGTGTCCAAGGACACCTCGCGCTTCGGCTACACCAACCCGACGGGCCACCCTTCTGGGATCCGGATCGCGCACATCGCTCCCGAGGCCGTGCGACTCGTCGGGGGTGGGGGCGCGCGGTGGGTGGTGCTCGTGGACGATGACACTGTGCTCTCCCCGGACAACTTGGTGGTGGTGCTCGGGAAGTACGACTGGAGGGAGATGGTGTACATCGGGGCCCCGTCGGAGAGCCACTCGGCCAACAACTACTTCAGCCACAGCATGGCGTTCGGAGGCGGAGGCGTCGCGCTCAGCTTCCCCCTCGCCGCTACGCTCGTGCGGACGCTCGACGTGTGCATCGAGAGGTACCCCAGGCTGTATGGAAGCAACGACCACCTCCATGCTTGCATCACAAAGCTTGGCATGCCCCTTTCACGCGAATATGGATTCCATCAG TGGGATATCAGAGGCAATGCCCATGGTATATTGGCTGCTCATGCAATCGCTCCTTTCATCAGTATCCACCATGTGGAGTTTGTGGATCCTATATATCCTGGATTGAACTCTCTTGAGAGCTTGGAGCTTTTTACGAAGGCTATGAAAACAGAACCCATGAGCTTCTTGCAGCGCTCAGTTTGTTATGATAAAAAGCATAAGCTTACACTTGCCATCTCTTTGGGTTATGTTGTTCAAGTGTACCCCAgtgttcttcttcctcctgaATTGGAACGATCCGAGCGGACTTACATTGCTTTCAAAAGGATGAGCCAGAGAACTGAATTCGATTTTGACACCAAGGAAATTCAGAAGTCTATGTGCAAGAAGCCAGTCTTATTTTTCTTGAAGGATGTTTGGAAGGATGGGAACATAACTAGAGGCTCCTACATAAGGTCAAGTGAACGGGATGACCTCAACAGGAAGGTGTTTTGCTTTAGGTCACCTCCTTTATCTGACATAGACGAGATTCAAGTTTTTGCGTCCCCATTAAGCAAAAGATGGCATCTG GCACCAAGACGGTTATGCAGTGTTGTGGAAGGATATGTTAATGGTACTCTGTTTATGTTTGTTCGGCAATGTGGACGCGGAGCATTCGGCTCAGCCTCTGATTCTCTTGATTGA